In Myxococcus guangdongensis, one genomic interval encodes:
- a CDS encoding AHH domain-containing protein, translating to MAAHQMASLLLLMMVTGCTTSRVVRLDTELDSFVVTPHEAPGAELSAAEVEDDEYEEALTELARDVRRFRHPLQEARELFGVPSRSGVYRFEQRPARLIPQRDDVDGPRLLESYADDALTRSYGHWCEVKDRPGDCLHLLDEGPLLASDGKYVWALAIAMDSVWDETAEALEDMTDPGAVMATLTASVTMYLLLWSLPEPISKGVAATLTALAIAYLGVDTVWRLLDGWLMLVREVDQATRFEQIDAAGQAYGEVLGENAARVFVMLATVAIGNTAGLAASSTRLPASAPAALAVETQAGFQYAAVSGVRSVALTSEGFTIALAPNAVAMASQGMRGRSERHHIATNKNDVSTARGGPWTPRFRELFQRAGMKLKDPENIVEVVGHKGPHPERYHRFVMERLARALGNCRRMVDCRKRLASELTLLGKDAQTPGSYLHRLLTQRK from the coding sequence ATGGCCGCGCACCAGATGGCTTCGTTGCTCCTCCTGATGATGGTCACAGGATGTACGACAAGCCGGGTCGTCCGGCTGGACACGGAGCTCGATTCCTTCGTCGTCACTCCGCACGAAGCACCTGGCGCGGAACTGTCCGCAGCCGAAGTCGAGGATGACGAATATGAAGAGGCGCTCACCGAACTGGCCCGCGACGTGCGCCGTTTCCGCCATCCGTTGCAGGAGGCACGAGAACTCTTTGGCGTGCCGTCGCGCAGCGGAGTCTATCGGTTCGAGCAGCGCCCAGCGCGACTCATCCCCCAGCGGGATGACGTAGATGGACCCCGCCTGCTGGAGTCCTACGCGGATGATGCACTGACGCGCTCCTATGGCCACTGGTGCGAAGTCAAGGACCGGCCCGGAGACTGCCTGCATCTCCTGGACGAGGGCCCGCTACTGGCCAGTGATGGCAAATACGTCTGGGCCTTGGCCATCGCCATGGACTCCGTTTGGGATGAGACCGCTGAGGCACTGGAGGACATGACGGACCCGGGCGCCGTCATGGCGACCTTGACGGCCTCGGTCACGATGTACCTCCTGCTCTGGTCTCTCCCCGAGCCGATCTCGAAAGGTGTTGCGGCGACGTTGACCGCTCTCGCCATTGCCTACCTCGGCGTGGACACGGTGTGGCGGCTGCTGGATGGCTGGCTGATGCTGGTGCGGGAGGTGGACCAGGCCACCCGCTTCGAGCAAATCGACGCTGCGGGACAAGCCTACGGCGAGGTGCTCGGGGAGAACGCGGCGCGCGTCTTCGTGATGCTGGCGACGGTCGCCATCGGAAACACCGCCGGGCTCGCCGCCAGTTCGACGCGGCTACCTGCCTCCGCGCCAGCGGCACTCGCCGTGGAGACCCAGGCGGGCTTCCAGTACGCCGCCGTCAGTGGTGTGCGGTCCGTTGCCCTGACCTCTGAGGGCTTCACCATCGCGCTCGCGCCCAACGCCGTCGCCATGGCGAGCCAGGGGATGCGAGGCAGGAGCGAGCGTCACCACATCGCCACGAACAAGAACGACGTCTCCACCGCGCGCGGTGGTCCGTGGACACCGCGGTTCCGTGAGCTCTTCCAACGGGCCGGGATGAAGCTCAAGGACCCCGAGAACATCGTCGAGGTCGTTGGCCACAAGGGGCCTCATCCCGAGCGATATCATCGGTTCGTGATGGAGCGACTGGCGAGGGCATTGGGGAACTGCCGGAGGATGGTAGATTGCCGGAAGCGACTCGCAAGCGAACTGACGCTTCTCGGCAAGGACGCCCAGACCCCAGGTTCGTATCTCCACAGGCTTCTGACTCAACGAAAATGA
- a CDS encoding imm11 family protein: MPKRSRYFRLAEHVQAGNWYLGTPLDERGQEPDDLWEFTSGRPTKTHGRLTIPLQEAGKRRDFSLAGVSMTPVIHVRVATLFAELAPGDVQLLPVDIAGCADEYVILVATRLVRCIDDAATEDVLYWKPEDDRPDMLGQYRSVFGMKLDPTRVGDAKVFRTWGWPVALIVSEDIKTALERAKVTGAEFEEV; this comes from the coding sequence ATGCCGAAGCGCTCTCGTTACTTCAGGCTCGCTGAGCATGTTCAGGCTGGCAATTGGTACCTCGGGACTCCGCTAGACGAACGGGGACAGGAACCGGATGACCTCTGGGAGTTTACATCGGGGCGGCCCACCAAGACGCATGGCCGACTGACGATCCCCCTGCAGGAAGCTGGGAAACGACGTGACTTCAGCCTGGCGGGCGTCAGCATGACTCCCGTCATTCATGTCAGAGTAGCAACCCTCTTCGCGGAGCTTGCACCTGGGGACGTTCAACTGCTCCCCGTGGACATCGCGGGCTGTGCCGACGAGTACGTCATTCTCGTCGCCACGCGGCTTGTCCGCTGCATCGACGACGCGGCGACGGAGGACGTCCTCTATTGGAAGCCGGAGGATGACCGGCCCGACATGCTCGGCCAGTACCGCAGCGTCTTCGGCATGAAGCTCGACCCGACACGGGTCGGTGACGCCAAGGTGTTCCGCACCTGGGGCTGGCCCGTCGCGCTCATCGTCTCCGAGGACATCAAGACCGCCCTGGAGCGAGCCAAGGTCACCGGCGCTGAGTTCGAAGAAGTCTGA
- a CDS encoding coiled-coil domain-containing protein — protein sequence MFVLDARFLRGRGSCFLALLVWLVTPWHGASAQSRLRVAGATASNEVKLRTTSEDFRAVLRVDLLSPPSVDAGVEDGLPGGVTVLVDPLQASDGSQVALTAVVRETASADAGVAPLSPRSPLHVEVSGRLPAAGDYTGQVVLVHAGGRETTSLLVTRVQAVPAVQFVATSPAVAAPGWGFGVVDATVRLPFKETAGVTGEVSVPRLLQLAHKAPDLGATLVQPRFGGADFWLEGGGKDGRDLDLATVEGVTVAANGSGTLLMRLKGLDGPGEYTGTVRMAVPQGVAVEQPFTVWVRTPWLWGALLIAAGAVSSYGVRLYTQSIRPRAQQLQRARVLRRRMSVLLEGQEEDARKVGLEVRGRIDALISRIRSPVRGGRVADGELSRVESELRLYEAWRGCSRELRALPAEMRPESASAALEEAETSLRMGTVPAERLEEQLKVLRGQNVQELARAGLKAKLEELEAQARALAQKLGEDSLGFRLTYELLPLLQDVRARLGQGDVATARQQFEMARRSYFDVLCAELSQAVASPRNPRGFSLEEWRELTSDVKERLKQARARADVNVDEGFRLYQGAYAHYVRRLLLELRGAVEEARSTATEGQKADLDAAEAKLREAMLALAAESPHEASARYREARDALHRAQTGQVRLRIAGLRAEVSRKRGEAEGEGQLHELGHIQALLNEAELALTPETLQDAEYKADKAQLALEGYPSSQGVGMGRPGIPMPFVERGSSPSLPEVPSASAPTGGSLPALPEAPVGAEDAGGALGELEGMPLPSARHLWLVELAMLVLLTGVAVVLGLQLLNVFSPTWGGFGAGMTAFLWGFGLHQVGNASFEGLAGLLTRVDRRGGASAGGES from the coding sequence ATGTTCGTCCTCGATGCCCGCTTCCTCCGTGGTCGGGGCTCCTGCTTCCTGGCCCTGCTCGTGTGGCTCGTCACGCCGTGGCATGGCGCGAGCGCCCAGTCGCGGCTCCGCGTGGCGGGCGCCACGGCCAGCAACGAGGTGAAGCTGCGCACGACGTCGGAGGACTTCCGCGCGGTGCTGCGCGTGGACCTGTTGTCGCCTCCCTCCGTGGACGCGGGCGTGGAGGACGGGTTGCCCGGCGGCGTGACGGTGCTGGTGGATCCGCTCCAGGCGAGCGACGGCTCCCAGGTGGCGCTGACGGCGGTGGTGCGCGAGACGGCCTCGGCTGACGCGGGCGTGGCGCCGTTGTCCCCGCGCTCGCCGCTGCACGTGGAGGTGTCCGGGAGGCTGCCGGCGGCGGGGGATTACACGGGGCAGGTGGTGCTGGTGCACGCGGGTGGGCGGGAGACGACGTCGCTCCTCGTCACGCGGGTGCAGGCGGTGCCCGCGGTGCAGTTCGTGGCGACGTCGCCCGCGGTGGCCGCGCCGGGGTGGGGCTTCGGCGTGGTGGACGCGACGGTGCGCCTGCCGTTCAAGGAGACGGCGGGGGTGACGGGCGAGGTGTCGGTGCCGAGGCTGCTCCAGCTCGCGCACAAGGCGCCGGACCTGGGGGCCACGCTGGTGCAGCCGCGCTTCGGTGGCGCGGACTTCTGGTTGGAGGGTGGGGGGAAGGATGGGAGGGATTTGGACCTGGCCACGGTGGAGGGCGTCACGGTGGCGGCGAATGGCAGTGGCACGCTGTTGATGCGGTTGAAGGGGCTGGATGGGCCGGGCGAGTACACGGGCACGGTGCGCATGGCGGTGCCGCAGGGCGTGGCGGTGGAGCAGCCCTTCACGGTGTGGGTGAGGACGCCGTGGTTGTGGGGGGCGCTGCTCATCGCGGCGGGCGCGGTGTCGTCGTATGGCGTGCGGTTGTACACGCAGAGCATCCGGCCGAGGGCGCAGCAGCTCCAGCGGGCGCGGGTGCTGCGGCGGCGGATGAGCGTGTTGTTGGAGGGGCAGGAGGAGGACGCGCGCAAGGTGGGCTTGGAGGTGCGTGGGCGCATCGACGCGCTCATCTCGCGCATCCGCTCGCCGGTGAGGGGTGGCCGGGTGGCGGACGGGGAGCTCTCGCGGGTGGAGTCCGAGCTGCGGCTGTACGAGGCGTGGCGGGGCTGTTCGCGCGAGCTGCGGGCGCTTCCGGCGGAGATGCGCCCCGAGTCGGCGAGCGCGGCGCTGGAGGAGGCGGAGACGTCGCTGCGGATGGGCACGGTGCCGGCGGAGCGACTGGAGGAGCAGCTCAAGGTGCTGCGCGGGCAGAACGTGCAGGAGCTGGCGCGGGCGGGGTTGAAGGCGAAGCTGGAGGAGTTGGAGGCGCAGGCGCGAGCACTGGCGCAGAAGTTGGGGGAGGACAGCCTGGGGTTCCGGCTCACGTACGAGTTGTTGCCGTTGCTGCAGGACGTGAGGGCGCGGTTGGGGCAGGGGGACGTGGCGACGGCGCGGCAGCAGTTCGAGATGGCGCGTCGCTCGTACTTCGATGTCCTGTGCGCGGAGTTGTCACAGGCGGTGGCGTCGCCGCGCAATCCCCGGGGCTTCTCGCTGGAGGAGTGGCGGGAGCTGACGTCGGATGTGAAGGAGCGGTTGAAGCAGGCGCGGGCGCGCGCGGACGTGAACGTGGATGAGGGCTTCCGGCTGTACCAGGGGGCGTACGCGCACTACGTGCGGCGGTTGTTGTTGGAGCTTCGTGGCGCGGTGGAGGAGGCGCGCAGCACGGCGACGGAGGGGCAGAAGGCGGACCTGGACGCGGCGGAGGCGAAGCTGCGCGAGGCGATGCTGGCGCTGGCGGCGGAGTCGCCGCACGAGGCCTCGGCGAGGTATCGCGAGGCGAGGGATGCGCTCCATCGCGCGCAGACGGGACAGGTGCGTCTACGGATTGCCGGGTTGCGCGCGGAGGTGTCGCGCAAGCGGGGGGAGGCGGAGGGCGAGGGGCAGTTGCACGAGCTGGGTCACATCCAGGCGTTGCTGAACGAGGCGGAGCTGGCGCTGACGCCGGAGACGTTGCAGGACGCGGAGTACAAGGCGGACAAGGCGCAGCTGGCGTTGGAGGGGTATCCGAGCTCCCAGGGGGTCGGCATGGGACGACCGGGGATTCCGATGCCGTTCGTGGAGCGGGGCTCGTCGCCGTCATTGCCCGAGGTGCCCTCGGCGAGTGCGCCCACGGGAGGCAGCCTGCCCGCGTTGCCGGAGGCGCCCGTGGGGGCGGAGGACGCGGGCGGGGCGCTGGGGGAGTTGGAGGGGATGCCGTTGCCGTCGGCGCGCCACCTGTGGCTGGTGGAGCTGGCGATGTTGGTGTTGCTGACGGGCGTGGCGGTGGTGCTGGGGCTTCAGTTGCTCAATGTCTTCTCACCGACGTGGGGAGGCTTTGGCGCGGGGATGACGGCGTTCCTGTGGGGCTTCGGCTTGCATCAAGTGGGCAACGCCAGCTTCGAGGGACTCGCGGGCCTGTTGACCCGAGTGGACCGCCGAGGCGGCGCGAGCGCGGGCGGGGAGTCCTGA
- a CDS encoding trypsin-like peptidase domain-containing protein, which yields MELDGAERDELLLALLGAFPSVEELRRVVANVCHRDLELLVPKGGPRERASGLILRAESEGWTRELVTGMHGAQPRHPRLNRFMQGYLASVQRSVPRRSLERIVGPVWEQGAADGWRKRLSAIERRVCRVEPVVGASLGTGFLVSRDVVLTNFHVIENRLLESLRVRFDHKVLPDRTLLQPGKQYAVKRCIARSPYSPADLMHPRPREATVGELDYAFLQVEGAPGDERVEDAPRGWLELPEERTPLIPGQLALIVQHPEGQPMSVALDEFLGVNASRTRVSYRTSTSPGSSGAPCFTQDLRLVALHHSGGPRMPSATGHNEGIPTDTIRHGLSPEVKALLGWT from the coding sequence ATGGAGCTCGACGGCGCGGAGAGAGACGAGTTGCTGCTGGCGCTGCTGGGGGCCTTCCCCTCGGTGGAGGAGCTGCGTCGGGTGGTGGCCAATGTCTGCCACCGCGACTTGGAGTTGCTCGTGCCCAAGGGGGGCCCGAGGGAGCGGGCGTCGGGGCTCATCCTCCGCGCGGAGTCGGAGGGGTGGACGCGGGAGCTGGTGACGGGCATGCACGGCGCCCAGCCGCGCCACCCGCGCTTGAATCGCTTCATGCAAGGCTACCTCGCGTCGGTGCAGCGCAGCGTCCCGCGCCGCAGCCTGGAGCGCATCGTCGGCCCGGTGTGGGAGCAGGGCGCGGCCGACGGGTGGCGCAAGCGCCTGTCCGCCATCGAGCGGCGCGTGTGTCGGGTGGAGCCCGTGGTGGGGGCCTCGCTGGGCACGGGCTTCCTGGTGTCGCGCGACGTGGTGCTCACCAACTTCCATGTCATCGAGAACCGGCTCCTGGAGTCGTTGCGCGTGCGCTTCGACCACAAGGTGCTGCCGGACCGGACGCTCTTGCAGCCGGGCAAGCAGTACGCGGTGAAGCGCTGCATCGCGCGCAGCCCGTACAGCCCCGCGGACCTGATGCACCCGCGTCCGAGGGAGGCGACGGTGGGCGAGCTCGACTACGCCTTCCTCCAGGTGGAGGGCGCGCCCGGTGACGAGCGGGTGGAGGACGCGCCGAGGGGCTGGTTGGAGTTGCCCGAGGAGCGCACGCCCCTCATCCCCGGCCAGCTGGCGCTCATCGTCCAGCACCCGGAGGGGCAGCCGATGAGCGTGGCGCTCGACGAGTTCCTGGGCGTCAACGCCTCGCGCACGCGGGTGTCCTATCGGACGTCCACGAGCCCGGGCTCCTCGGGGGCGCCCTGCTTCACGCAGGACCTGCGGCTCGTCGCGCTGCATCACAGCGGCGGGCCGCGCATGCCGTCCGCGACCGGTCACAACGAGGGCATCCCCACGGACACCATCCGCCATGGGCTGTCCCCGGAGGTGAAGGCGCTGCTCGGCTGGACGTGA
- a CDS encoding alpha-2-macroglobulin family protein, which translates to MKRTVIVGVVGFIAGVVAVFLVLFAAQPLMRSSADALAGSFNEVRLVDRDESIHALKAQAAAPMEAVAEPMMEEAEGGGGPGAVAIGGMDDGFFGKKKGASRGGPTKDEAKPQDEGAPSRAWFPETFLFEPLVVTDDSGAATLPVRVPDRLTRWRVLALAHSRSGAQAGAVTSFAGTLPTYVDPVVPAFLRAGDTARVPVQVVNTTESAVEAPLKVAVTGAVVEGGLRTVRVPARGSVVEYVTVRVAGPGPVAVRAALGDADSVERPLDVWPTGRPVVQTRSGTLATPRTLSLTGPADAQEGSERVRLQVYPGGLGVLRSELSSAGGRASVEDVAHALLLAGKAPELLTALGEPDAAKAVRSALSPSHGRVAMPPESSGGLVDAESIRVLVAQATQRALRMSRTPDVVAGTLLVEGALAHPDNPVLARLGERLAGWVAQAQRPDGTCQGGDGWTLQRLLVATADCARAVVAASGSPAGARRASRFTALAEGALERNRAHVKDGYTAAALLSSGVVKGSLREALRAQVRDALKKREDGSVYLPVESGVVAANGESPTEAEATALAVLGLEGDPQAPLADLGASLLSGYAPSTGWGNGRANRLALRAVVSLFKEPLPARVRVVLERDGQAVTEGTYDAKALREVLVMEAPATGSAGAHAWTVRAEPAVPGLGFALALSAAVPWAKEDSRGLELAVASPREAKVGQPVEVTLQATTPSGLALELRHGLPAGAQVDAASLDALVASGSVSSWTSEDGAVTLKLPPRGPGTPFQARLRVIPTLAGTLQTGASSLRVVARPDLVSYVPPATWAVR; encoded by the coding sequence ATGAAGCGCACGGTCATCGTCGGAGTGGTGGGCTTCATCGCGGGCGTGGTGGCGGTGTTCTTGGTGCTCTTCGCCGCGCAGCCGCTGATGCGCTCGTCGGCGGACGCGCTGGCCGGCTCGTTCAACGAGGTCCGGCTGGTGGACAGGGACGAGTCCATTCATGCGTTGAAGGCCCAGGCCGCGGCGCCGATGGAGGCAGTGGCAGAGCCGATGATGGAGGAGGCGGAGGGCGGCGGTGGACCGGGCGCCGTGGCCATCGGCGGCATGGATGATGGCTTCTTCGGCAAGAAGAAGGGCGCTTCGCGAGGCGGCCCGACGAAGGACGAGGCCAAGCCCCAGGACGAGGGTGCGCCGAGCCGCGCCTGGTTCCCCGAGACGTTCCTCTTCGAGCCGCTGGTGGTGACGGACGACTCGGGCGCCGCGACGCTCCCGGTGCGCGTGCCGGACCGGCTCACCCGCTGGCGGGTGCTGGCGCTGGCGCACTCTCGCTCGGGCGCGCAGGCGGGTGCTGTCACGAGCTTCGCGGGCACGCTGCCCACGTACGTGGACCCGGTGGTGCCGGCCTTCCTGCGCGCGGGAGACACCGCGCGGGTGCCGGTGCAGGTGGTGAACACCACGGAGTCCGCCGTGGAGGCGCCGCTGAAGGTGGCCGTGACGGGCGCGGTGGTGGAGGGCGGCCTTCGCACCGTGCGCGTGCCGGCCCGGGGCAGCGTGGTGGAGTACGTGACGGTGCGCGTCGCGGGCCCCGGGCCCGTCGCGGTGCGCGCGGCGCTGGGGGACGCGGACAGCGTGGAGCGTCCGCTGGATGTCTGGCCCACGGGACGTCCGGTGGTGCAGACGCGCAGCGGCACGCTGGCCACGCCGCGCACGCTGTCGCTCACGGGCCCCGCGGACGCGCAGGAGGGCAGTGAGCGCGTGCGGCTGCAGGTGTACCCGGGTGGGCTCGGCGTGCTGCGCTCGGAGCTGTCGTCGGCGGGCGGGCGCGCGAGCGTGGAGGACGTGGCGCACGCGCTGCTGCTGGCGGGCAAGGCGCCCGAGCTGCTCACGGCGCTGGGCGAGCCCGACGCGGCGAAGGCGGTGCGCTCCGCGCTCTCGCCGAGCCATGGCCGGGTGGCGATGCCTCCGGAGTCCTCGGGCGGGCTGGTGGACGCGGAGTCGATTCGCGTCCTGGTGGCGCAGGCCACGCAGCGCGCGCTGCGGATGTCGCGCACGCCGGACGTGGTGGCGGGGACGCTGCTGGTGGAGGGCGCGCTCGCGCATCCGGACAACCCGGTGCTGGCGCGGCTGGGCGAGCGGCTCGCGGGCTGGGTGGCGCAGGCGCAGCGGCCGGATGGTACGTGCCAGGGCGGTGATGGCTGGACGCTCCAGCGGCTGCTGGTGGCCACGGCGGACTGCGCGCGCGCGGTGGTGGCGGCGTCGGGGAGCCCCGCGGGAGCCCGGCGCGCCTCGCGCTTCACGGCGCTGGCGGAGGGCGCGCTGGAGCGCAACCGCGCGCACGTGAAGGACGGCTATACTGCGGCGGCGCTGCTCTCGAGTGGCGTCGTGAAGGGCTCGCTGCGGGAGGCGCTGCGGGCGCAGGTGCGCGACGCGCTGAAGAAGCGCGAGGACGGCTCCGTGTACCTGCCGGTGGAGTCCGGCGTGGTGGCGGCCAACGGCGAGTCCCCCACCGAGGCCGAGGCCACCGCGCTGGCGGTGCTGGGCCTGGAGGGTGACCCCCAGGCGCCCCTGGCGGACCTGGGCGCGTCGCTCCTGTCCGGCTACGCGCCGTCCACCGGCTGGGGCAACGGCCGCGCGAACCGGCTGGCGCTGAGGGCCGTGGTGTCGCTCTTCAAGGAGCCCCTGCCCGCGCGGGTGCGGGTGGTGCTGGAGCGCGACGGCCAGGCCGTGACGGAGGGCACCTACGACGCGAAGGCGCTGCGCGAGGTGCTGGTGATGGAGGCCCCGGCGACGGGCTCGGCCGGCGCGCATGCGTGGACGGTGCGCGCGGAGCCGGCGGTGCCGGGACTGGGCTTCGCGCTGGCGCTGTCCGCCGCGGTGCCGTGGGCGAAGGAGGACTCGCGAGGACTGGAGCTGGCGGTGGCCTCGCCCCGTGAGGCGAAGGTGGGCCAGCCGGTGGAGGTGACGTTGCAGGCGACCACGCCCTCGGGCCTCGCGCTGGAGCTGCGGCACGGGTTGCCGGCGGGCGCGCAGGTGGACGCGGCGAGCCTGGATGCCCTGGTGGCCTCTGGCAGCGTGTCCTCCTGGACGTCGGAGGACGGCGCGGTGACGTTGAAGCTGCCGCCGCGCGGTCCGGGGACGCCCTTCCAGGCGCGCTTGCGCGTCATCCCCACGCTGGCGGGCACGCTCCAGACGGGCGCGTCGTCGCTGCGCGTGGTGGCGCGGCCGGACCTGGTCTCCTACGTCCCCCCCGCCACCTGGGCGGTGCGCTGA
- a CDS encoding MG2 domain-containing protein, which yields MTERLRRRPWLTGGLVVFLLAGLWAFTDWDVCVSTWMLRGVKLARCPAGTLRQTVSLGAQGLGRNLSGEVFAWVDAHGVDSRGARMTARVRRGSVELFLVDAEGKQTPLTPEKDGPWKRDDGEVSRATVKLPDVPDGDYRLRARLSTPLGEDTVEMPLPLYAPAVAHVLTDRPLYEPGNEVRFRAVVLRAKDLAPLDGRPGTWFLKDPSGEVVLEERAPAGPWGVVAGGFPLDRGAPTGQWTVEWASGEAVARAQFTVKPFTLPRFRVEAQSLRPYWRAGDVPQVEGQVVYASGAPVADAEVELTWEVSGAWPPPPEWSAGGLPGQARTDKAGRFQVTLPRVPEDLRGQARLSASVVAKDAAGDRVASGVSLLLSEDALAVSSVTELEDGLVEGFSNRVYLRATTPDGRVLPGAELTVTRAWDSQDEGVRGVTDEDGVAAFQLDPGPPVNVVVPPMPVRRPPPTPSVTLTEVRSLLEEDGEESLQDRVAVEAWLPAFFPCARFVLPEDSVREVPLAARVGAGGAVVDVVGASDALSRCLAQAVRTRTLPAGRERMLSLSLEVRDPGLPWLELEVNPAFGTATALMEALGEASRDARACVPSTQSTSSLFPLALGWRLGAKGALTTSWSSRPWVERTLGVSTVACIQERFSRLKASASGEDTGLEAMGIVNLVVHPAGGEGEDDGEGQATTFLGYELKVAATVEGKPVGDTKWLLRPASLPPFRLRATPVLARGGEEVRIDLMRGPSFQGKLPEELRLQAGKQTLVTKLEKGATSARFRLPEDFEGWAEAEWEGTRARVYVAPRARLSVEVSPEKPAYAPGDLARLLVRTRVDGKDGSAAVGLVGVDETLGQLVPLPGGDALSSLRPSPSVSSPAFGVLDGVALAQGRIRGSNAAAAALLRVSSVPTLVDTETRVRGLKVSEFDPDVELTEPFYAVLAELHARVREWEEKAPEGETLAPEGLAKLWAQALSACEARGEKVTDAYGQRLRLSRLPQALLELTDPRAVVSRGTRLPEDVENWNAWVAREAP from the coding sequence ATGACAGAGCGGTTGCGACGCCGTCCATGGCTGACGGGGGGCCTGGTGGTGTTCCTGCTGGCGGGCCTGTGGGCCTTCACGGACTGGGACGTGTGCGTGTCCACGTGGATGCTGCGAGGCGTGAAGCTCGCGCGCTGCCCGGCGGGGACGCTGCGTCAGACGGTGAGCCTGGGTGCACAGGGACTCGGTCGGAACCTCTCCGGCGAGGTCTTCGCGTGGGTGGACGCGCACGGCGTCGACTCGCGGGGCGCGCGGATGACGGCGCGGGTGCGGCGCGGCTCGGTGGAGTTGTTCCTGGTGGACGCCGAGGGCAAGCAGACGCCGCTGACGCCCGAGAAGGACGGCCCCTGGAAGCGCGACGACGGTGAGGTGTCGCGAGCCACGGTGAAGCTGCCCGACGTGCCGGATGGTGACTACCGGCTGCGCGCCCGCCTCTCCACGCCGCTGGGCGAGGACACGGTGGAGATGCCGCTGCCGCTCTATGCGCCCGCGGTGGCGCACGTGCTGACGGACCGGCCGTTGTATGAGCCGGGCAACGAGGTGCGCTTCCGCGCTGTCGTGTTGCGCGCGAAGGACCTGGCTCCGCTGGATGGGCGGCCCGGGACGTGGTTCCTGAAGGACCCCTCGGGCGAGGTGGTGCTCGAGGAGCGCGCCCCCGCGGGGCCGTGGGGCGTGGTGGCGGGAGGCTTCCCGTTGGACCGCGGCGCGCCCACCGGACAGTGGACGGTGGAGTGGGCGAGCGGTGAGGCGGTGGCCCGCGCGCAGTTCACGGTGAAGCCGTTCACCCTGCCGCGCTTCCGCGTGGAGGCGCAGAGCTTGCGGCCCTACTGGCGCGCGGGTGACGTGCCCCAGGTGGAGGGACAGGTGGTGTACGCGTCTGGCGCGCCGGTGGCGGACGCGGAGGTGGAGCTGACGTGGGAGGTCTCGGGCGCGTGGCCGCCGCCTCCCGAGTGGAGCGCGGGCGGGTTGCCGGGCCAGGCGCGCACGGACAAGGCGGGCCGCTTCCAGGTGACGCTGCCGCGCGTGCCGGAGGACCTGCGGGGCCAGGCGCGGCTGTCGGCGAGCGTGGTGGCGAAGGACGCGGCGGGTGACCGGGTCGCGAGCGGCGTGTCGCTGCTGCTGTCGGAGGACGCGCTCGCGGTGTCCTCGGTGACGGAGCTGGAGGACGGGTTGGTGGAGGGCTTCAGCAACCGCGTGTACCTGCGCGCCACCACGCCGGACGGACGGGTGCTGCCGGGCGCGGAGCTGACGGTGACGCGCGCGTGGGATTCCCAGGACGAGGGCGTGCGGGGCGTGACGGACGAGGACGGCGTGGCGGCGTTCCAGCTGGACCCGGGCCCGCCCGTCAACGTGGTGGTGCCGCCGATGCCGGTGCGCCGCCCGCCGCCGACGCCCTCGGTGACGCTGACGGAGGTGCGCAGCCTCTTGGAGGAGGACGGCGAGGAGTCGCTCCAGGACCGCGTCGCGGTGGAGGCCTGGCTGCCCGCGTTCTTCCCGTGCGCGCGCTTCGTGCTGCCGGAGGACTCGGTGCGCGAGGTGCCGCTGGCGGCGCGCGTGGGCGCGGGGGGCGCGGTGGTGGACGTGGTGGGCGCGAGCGACGCGCTCTCCCGGTGTCTGGCCCAGGCGGTGCGCACGCGCACGCTGCCGGCGGGGCGTGAGCGGATGCTGTCGCTGAGCCTCGAGGTGCGGGACCCGGGGCTGCCGTGGCTGGAGCTGGAGGTGAATCCGGCCTTCGGCACCGCGACGGCGTTGATGGAGGCGCTCGGCGAGGCGTCCCGGGATGCGCGGGCCTGTGTGCCCTCGACGCAGTCCACGAGCAGCCTGTTCCCCCTGGCGCTGGGCTGGCGGTTGGGCGCCAAGGGCGCGCTGACGACGTCCTGGTCCTCGCGGCCCTGGGTGGAGCGCACGCTGGGGGTGTCCACGGTGGCGTGCATCCAGGAGCGCTTCTCGCGACTGAAGGCCTCCGCTTCCGGTGAGGACACGGGGCTGGAGGCCATGGGCATCGTCAACCTCGTCGTCCACCCCGCCGGAGGTGAGGGCGAGGACGACGGCGAGGGACAGGCCACCACCTTCCTGGGCTACGAGCTGAAGGTGGCCGCGACGGTGGAGGGCAAGCCGGTGGGCGACACGAAGTGGCTGCTGCGCCCGGCGAGCCTGCCGCCCTTCCGCCTGCGCGCGACGCCGGTGCTGGCGCGCGGTGGCGAGGAGGTGCGCATCGACCTGATGCGAGGCCCATCCTTCCAGGGCAAGCTGCCCGAGGAGCTGCGGCTCCAGGCTGGCAAGCAGACGCTGGTGACGAAGCTGGAGAAGGGCGCCACCTCGGCGCGCTTCCGGTTGCCGGAGGACTTCGAGGGCTGGGCGGAGGCCGAGTGGGAGGGGACGCGGGCGCGGGTGTACGTGGCGCCGCGCGCGCGGCTGTCCGTGGAGGTGTCGCCGGAGAAGCCGGCGTATGCGCCGGGCGATTTGGCGCGGCTGCTCGTGCGCACGCGGGTGGATGGGAAGGACGGCTCGGCGGCGGTGGGCCTGGTCGGCGTGGACGAGACGCTGGGGCAGCTGGTGCCGCTGCCGGGTGGGGACGCGCTGTCGAGCCTGCGTCCCTCTCCGTCGGTGTCCTCGCCCGCCTTCGGGGTGCTGGATGGCGTGGCGCTGGCGCAGGGGCGCATCCGGGGCTCCAACGCGGCCGCCGCGGCGCTGCTGCGGGTCAGCTCGGTGCCCACGCTGGTGGACACGGAGACGCGGGTGCGGGGCCTGAAGGTGAGCGAGTTCGACCCGGACGTGGAGCTGACCGAGCCCTTCTACGCGGTGCTCGCGGAGCTGCACGCGCGGGTGCGCGAGTGGGAGGAGAAGGCGCCCGAGGGGGAGACGCTGGCGCCCGAGGGCCTGGCGAAGCTGTGGGCCCAGGCGCTGTCGGCCTGCGAGGCGCGCGGCGAGAAGGTGACGGATGCGTATGGTCAGCGACTGCGGTTGTCGCGGCTGCCCCAGGCGCTGCTGGAGCTGACGGACCCGCGCGCGGTGGTGTCGCGCGGGACGCGGCTGCCGGAGGACGTGGAGAACTGGAACGCGTGGGTTGCCCGGGAGGCGCCATGA